From Anaerolineae bacterium, a single genomic window includes:
- a CDS encoding nucleotide exchange factor GrpE gives MKDNGKEKLEFGQEPALGPAGDAPTTETPPTSPTGEEVAETAPGEAELAELRRQLEETQAKADEYLDQWRRSVAEFSNFRKRMERDRQEFQKTATADFLKRLLPIVDDMERAFAHLPAELAGHEWIIGMQMVYQKLLDLLRQEGLQAIEAEGGQFDPLYHEAVSYEESAEHEDGAIIGVVRRGYRFGERVLRPAQVRVARRRETTEAGGSGS, from the coding sequence GTGAAAGATAACGGCAAGGAGAAACTGGAATTTGGACAGGAGCCGGCCCTCGGGCCTGCCGGCGATGCTCCCACCACCGAAACTCCCCCCACTTCTCCCACGGGGGAGGAAGTGGCGGAGACCGCGCCCGGCGAGGCGGAGCTGGCCGAACTGCGCCGGCAGTTGGAGGAAACCCAGGCCAAAGCCGACGAGTACCTGGATCAGTGGCGGCGCTCCGTGGCGGAATTCTCCAATTTCCGCAAACGCATGGAGCGCGACCGCCAGGAGTTCCAGAAGACGGCCACCGCCGATTTTCTCAAGCGCCTGCTCCCCATCGTCGACGATATGGAGCGCGCCTTCGCCCATCTGCCGGCGGAGCTGGCCGGCCATGAATGGATCATCGGCATGCAAATGGTGTATCAGAAACTCCTGGACCTCCTGCGCCAGGAAGGCCTGCAGGCCATCGAGGCGGAAGGCGGCCAGTTCGACCCCCTCTACCACGAGGCGGTTTCCTATGAAGAGAGCGCCGAACACGAGGACGGCGCCATCATCGGCGTGGTGCGGCGGGGATACCGCTTCGGCGAGCGGGTCCTGCGGCCGGCGCAGGTGCGCGTCGCCCGCCGGCGCGAGACCACAGAGGCCGGCGGCTCCGGCTCCTGA